Proteins encoded together in one Deinococcota bacterium window:
- a CDS encoding DUF6326 family protein has protein sequence MARLKLAALWTVVMFNIAFADIVGFVHPGTLEKIIDGSLGFPVTPELLLVFSVFLEIPIVMIFLCLVLSPRSNRRLNTLAVILTTLFVVGGGSATYSYVFFATVEIVCMLAVMWLVWKRPTNQTESV, from the coding sequence ATGGCAAGACTCAAGCTTGCGGCGCTGTGGACAGTGGTTATGTTTAACATAGCTTTTGCCGACATAGTTGGATTTGTACACCCTGGCACTTTAGAGAAGATTATCGATGGTTCCTTGGGTTTCCCAGTCACTCCAGAGTTGCTGCTCGTCTTCTCTGTCTTCCTCGAGATTCCTATAGTGATGATATTCCTGTGCCTCGTCTTGTCCCCTAGAAGCAACCGCCGGCTTAACACCCTGGCAGTGATTCTGACCACCCTTTTTGTTGTGGGAGGTGGCAGCGCAACCTACTCTTACGTCTTCTTTGCAACGGTTGAGATCGTATGCATGTTAGCCGTCATGTGGTTGGTATGGAAAAGGCCGACAAACCAAACTGAATCGGTTC